The Methanobrevibacter millerae genome window below encodes:
- a CDS encoding zinc ribbon domain-containing protein gives MKKCPECGNPSYDGAPVCGNCGYTFPKPKVKVSKEDTIFEDRPIINKSGNEQSTLDIIKENKLAIGAILLITLLVIGVIIVTGPNNTTQTKTDSLNKYSDAGFSFSYPSSWNETTGYDELHEGAVFFEDSNGTVIEYYNVSSEFSSIYQVNNERVSAALADGDNINTILPTQIDSKNASDIIIESTGGNFTRYVSIISDGNLFVYKIKANSMDGIKTTEIDSVLQSTRIG, from the coding sequence GTGAAAAAATGTCCTGAATGTGGAAATCCTAGTTATGATGGTGCTCCAGTTTGTGGAAATTGTGGATATACATTTCCTAAACCAAAAGTAAAGGTTTCTAAAGAAGATACAATCTTTGAAGATAGGCCAATCATTAATAAAAGTGGAAATGAGCAAAGTACACTCGATATTATCAAAGAAAACAAACTTGCAATTGGCGCTATTTTACTTATAACCTTACTTGTAATTGGCGTAATTATAGTTACAGGACCCAACAATACTACCCAAACGAAAACTGACAGCTTAAACAAATACTCAGATGCCGGTTTTTCATTCTCATACCCATCCAGTTGGAATGAGACCACCGGATATGATGAATTGCATGAAGGAGCGGTCTTTTTCGAAGATAGTAATGGTACTGTAATAGAGTATTATAACGTTTCTAGCGAATTTTCATCAATATATCAAGTAAATAATGAAAGAGTAAGTGCTGCTCTGGCAGATGGAGATAACATAAATACAATTCTACCTACCCAGATAGATAGTAAAAACGCATCAGACATTATTATTGAAAGTACTGGTGGCAATTTCACGAGATATGTATCAATAATCTCAGACGGCAACTTATTTGTATATAAAATAAAAGCTAACTCAATGGATGGCATTAAAACTACTGAAATTGATTCTGTTTTGCAATCCACAAGAATTG